In the genome of Streptomyces sp. P3, the window ACACCTTCAGCACGTCCGACTCGCCGCGTTCGGCCATGCCGTTGGTGATGTCGATGTCCGCGAACGTCACGTCGAGCGCGGGCGCGTCCGGGATCCGGCCGTGGGCCAGGGCGTCGAAGACGAAGGTGTCGTTCGGGCAGGGGGAGTACGCGATCCGCAGGGGCCGCTCACTGGTCGTCATGCCGGTTCCAACTCTCGAGGACGGGTGTCAGCTTCCCGAACGCCGTCGTCAGCGCGGTCAGCGCGTCGCCGATGCGCCAGGCGGCCCGGTCACGGGGGCCGACGGGGTTGGACACCGCGCGGATCTCCACGACGGCGACGCCGTGCGCGTCGGCCGCCTCGGCGACCCCGAAGCCCTCCATCGCCTCGGCCAGGGCGTGGGGGTGGCGTGCGCGCAGGGCCGCGGCCCGGGTGGCGGTGCCGGTGACCGTGGAGACGGTCAGGACCGTGCCGACGCCGGCCCCGGTGGCGTCCGCGGCCGCCCGGACGAGGGACCGGGGCGGGACGTGGGTGACCCTGCCGAAGCCCAGCTCGGTGACCGGCAGGAAGCCGTCCGCGGACTCCGCGCCCAGGTCGGCGGCGGTGATCCGGTCGGCGACGACGAGGGAGGCGACGGGCGCCTCGGGCAGGAAGCCGCCCGCGATGCCGGCCGAGACGACCAGGCCGTACGGGGCGCCCTCGTACCGTGCGGCGGTCAGCGCGGCGGAGACGGACGCGGCGGCGAGCGCGGGGCCCACCCCGGCCGCGAGCAGGTCACAGGTCCCGGCCGGGCCCTGCAGCCGGTGCACGGTGACGCCGGGCAGGTGCAGCTCCCGGCCGGGCTCGGGGAACGCCCGGGCCACCGCGTCCCGCTCGGCGGGGACCGCGGTGGCCACGAGGACGCGTGCGGGGGACGTGACTAGTCGTCCTTCTTGAGCTTGAAGGACCACAGGCCGGTCGCCGCCTGGCTCTGCTTCTTGCCGTCGCCCGCCTTGATGGTGACGAGGGTGGAGTCGCCCTGGGCGCCGTACTGGGCGTTGAAGAACACGCTGCCCGGGATCGTGCGGTAGGTCTTGTCGCTGTCCTCGGTGAGCGGCTGGCCGTTCATCAGGATCGTCCAGCGCTTGTCGGCCACGTCGGGGTCGACGCCGAAGCGGACGGTCTCGTCCGGGTCGACGCTGATGGACTTGATGTCCTTGTCCGCGAGGCACTTCGCCAGATCGGCGGCCTTGAGGGTGTCGCCCTCTCCGCCGCAGGTGGCCTCGCTGCTGACCGAGTCGCGGCCGACGGTGATCGTGGACAGCGGCGTCGGCTTGTCGCAGGCCGACAGGACGAGCAGGCCGGCACAAACGGCGCCGGCGGCGGCGACGACGCGGCGGCGTCGCACAGCGCCAGGTACATCAGCGGCTCCGCCGCGGGTCATCGTGGTCATGGCGGAAGGCTATCGGGCGCGCCCGGCCGTCCCTTTACGTGGGGTGCGGCGTGGCTGTGTGTCACGCCGCGCGGTTACGCCACGCGGGGCTTCGCGCCGCCGCCGTGCCGCGCCGAGGACAGCAGGCCGCGGACGGTCGTCGCCCAGCCCAGCGCGAGGACCACGGCGGCCACCGACAGGCCCAGCGCGCCGTTCAGCGGCATGACGATGCCGACCGCGCCGCCGAACACCCAGCACACCTGGAGCATCGTCTCGGAGCGGGCGAAGGCCGAGGTGCGGACCAGTTCCGGGACGTCCCGCTGGATCAGCGCGTCCAGGGACAGCTTGGCGAGGGCCTGGGAGAAGCCGGCGACCGCCGCCAGACAGGCCACCAGGAACGCGCCGAAGAACGCGGCCGCCGTGATCGTCGCGCCGAGCACGACGGCGACGACGGCGACGATGATCACCTCTGGTGCTCTGGAGCGCAGCCACGCCCCGACGGCCGTGCCGAGCGCGTTGCCCAGGCCGGCCGAGACGGCCACCATGCCCAGCGACACGGCCGCGCTCTGTCCGGTGATCGGGTGCTCGCGCAGCAGGAACGCCAGGAAGAAGGTCAGGAACCCGGACAGCCAGCGCAGGGCCGCGTTGGCGCCGAGGGCGTGCGTGACGGCGATGCCGACCGTCCGCAGGCCGGGCCGCTTCTGCTGCTGCCGGTGCGGGCCGTGCAGATGCTGCTCGTCGGCGGCGAGCAGGGCCACGTCCTCGCCCTTGGCGGAGTCGACCTTGCGGGGGAGCGAGAAGGACAGGAACGTCCCCGCCACGAAGATGACGAAGGCGCCGTAGAGCGGGTAGCGCGGGCCGAGCGCCTGCAGTCCCGCTCCGACGGGCGCGGCGACACCGGTGGCGAGAAGCCCGCCCAGGGTGACCCGTGAGTTGGCTTTGACCAGGGAGAACCCAGGAGGCAGCAGTCGGGGCACGACGGCGCTGCGGACGACTCCGTACGCCTTGGAGGAGACCAGCACGCCGAGCGCGGCCGGATACAGCTCGATGCTGCCGGTGGCGACGGCGCCGGACAGGACGAGCGCCAGGAGCGCCCGGGCCAGCATCGCCCCGGCCATGGCGGCGCGCCGCCCGTGCGGGAGCCGGTCCAGCAGCGGGCCGATCACCGGGGCGAGGACGGTGAAGGGGGCCATGGTGATGGCGAGGTAGAGGGCGACGCGGCCGCGCGCCTCGTCGGTGGGCACGGAGAAGAACACGGTGGAGGCGAGCGCGACGGTGATCATGACGTCGCCGGCGCCGTTCACCCCGTGCAGTTCGATCAGCTTGCCGAGGCCGGACTCGCCGGCGCCGTGCGCGTGGGTCGCCTTCCTGATCCCGCGGGCGGTGCCGGTGAACGGGAAGTGCAGGGCACGGCCGATCGCGCGGACGGACCCGCTCCTCCGGCCCGAACCGCTCACTCTGCCCCTCCCCTTGGTCCCCTTCGTCGCACCGATCCCGGTGGCGCCCTGGGGTGTTCTCGCGGCTGCCACCCCGTCATAGTGCCCCGAGAAAGCCGTGCATAGTGCGGTTACCGCGCGTATGGCCGTGTGACGGTCGGCGCGCCGGGCCGGTCGGGAGGTGTGCCGGAGGTGTTCCGCGGGGCGGGCCGGCGGGGCCGGGCGGGGGCCGAGGGGGGCCGAGGAGGGCCGAGGAGGGCCGGGGGGAAGGGATGCGGACGGGGGTCTCGTCGAGAGCCTTCGCAGAGCCCCGGGAGGACTTCCGGAGGGGCCCGGGATCTCCCCGGGAGGCCTGCGGGCGGTTCCGGGCGTGCTCAGGGACACTTCCGGACGGGTTCGGGAAGGTTTCGCCAGGGGTTCGGAAGGGGTTCGGGAAGGCTTCGCCAGGAGTTCGGGAGGGGTTCGAGAAACCTTCAGGAGGTCTTCGAAGCGCCTTCGGGAGGTCTTCGGGGGCTTTCGGTGGGTGGGAAACGTCCCGTCGGTGTAGGCCGAGCGTCCGCGAGAAGGTAGCGTGCGTAGCGCGCCGTGGCGATTGTTCTCGGCCGCGCGCCTCCCGGCCATCCCGCAGAATGGATGACAGCAGGCGCGCCCGAGCGCGATCGGGCGCGGACGTCGACGCGGCGCTCCCCCAGTGCCTCAGGCCTGGGAGGTACTCCCAGCCGCTCCGTCCGCACCCGCCGCCTTGAGGGGCGCACCGAGAGACGGCGTAGGAGAGAAGCGATACCTGTGAGCGCAGCGACCACGCGAAGCCGCACCCCCGACCGCCTGTGCGCCGAGGCCGTCGACCTCGCCCGCGCCGCAGCCGAGGAGGCAGCCGCCCCCGGCGTGGTCGGTGAGCACGCGGGCCTCGTCTCGGAGGGCGACCGTGTGGTCACCCACTACTTCGAGTGCAAGGAACTGGGCTACCGGGGCTGGCGCTGGGCGGCGACGGTGGCGCGGGCGTCCCGCGCCAAGATCGTCACCCTCGACGAGGTGGTGCTCCTCCCCGGCCCCGACGCGGTCCTGGCGCCCGAGTGGGTGCCGTGGAGCGAGCGACTGCGCCCCGGCGACATGGGGCCCGGCGACCTGCTGCCCACGGACGCGGAGGATCTGCGCCTGGAGCCCGGCTACAGCGGGGAGGACGAGCCGCTGCCGAACTCGCCCGTCTCCGAGGAGATGGCGCAGCTGGCCGAGGCGGAGGACGCGGACGTGACGCCGGCCGCGCCGGCGAAGCTGCCCACGATCCCGGTCCGGGGCACGATCGCCGCGGTGGCCGAGGAGCTGGGCCTGCGCCGGGCCCGGGTGCTGTCCCGTTACGGTCTGCACACCGCCGCCGACCGCTGGGAGGACGGCTTCGGTCCCAAGACGCCCATGGCCCAGGCGGCCCCCGCGTCCTGTGTGAGCTGCGGTTTCCTCGCCCGCATCGGCGGCTCGCTGGGGCAGGCCTTCGGTGTCTGCGCCAACGAGTTCTCCCCGGCCGACGGGCGGGTGGTCTCCCTGGCGTACGGCTGCGGCGGCCACTCGGAGGCGGCGGTGATGCCCACGCCGCCCCGGCCCGCCCCGCCGGTGATCGACGAGAACCGCGTCGACCCGTTCCCGCTGCGCCCGGCCGCCGACTCGGGCTCGGTCCCGACCGCGGCCGACGAGGAGGCGGCGGAGCTCGGCCACTCGTAGCGCCTCGCCCTCCTCCGCAGGCCGGACCCGGCCGGAGCGGGGGACACGGTCGCTTCCGTGAGCGGTACCTTCGTCCTCACGCCGAGGAGAAGAGTGAACGTGAGCAAGTTCGTGCGGCCGGCGCCCGAGGGCGCGGATCCGTTCGGCACGGCACGCCTGCGCCGTGGAGTGCTGGACGCCTGGGCCACCAGTCCCGCCCGCTTCCGGGAGGACGCCAACGCCGAGGAGGATCTCGTCCTCGGCGGGTACCGGGACCGGCTCGTCGTCGAGCTGGCGCAGAACGCCGCCGACGCCGCGGCCCGGGGCGGGGTGCCGGGGCGGCTGCGCCTCACCCTGCGGGACGGCGTTCTCGTCGCGGCCAACACCGGCGCGCATCTGGACGCCGCGGGCGTGGAGTCCCTCGCCACGCTGCGGGCGTCCGCCAAGCGGGAGGAACGGCAGTCCGCCGTGGCCGTCGGGCGGTTCGGCGTCGGTTTCGCCGCCGTCCTCGCGGTCACCGACGAGCCGGCCGTGGTCGGCCGGTACGGCGGTGTCCGCTGGGACCTGGCCGAGGCCCGGTCGCTCGCCTCCGAGACCGCCCGGCACAGTCCGGGCCTCGGTGACGAGGTGCGGCGGCGGGACGGACACGTGCCCCTGCTGCGACTGCCCTTCGCGGCCCAGGGCACCGCCCCCGACCCGTACGACACGGCCGTCATCCTCCCGCTGCGCGACGCCGCCGCGGCCGATCTCGCCGAGAGGCTGCTCATCGCGGTCGACGACGCCCTCCTGCTCGCCCTGCCGGGGCTGGAGGAGGTCGTCATCGAGGTCGGGGACGGCGCCGCGCGCACCCTGCGTCGTTCCGCCGACGGCGACCTGACCGTCGTCACCGACAGTGAGCGCGGAGTCACCCGGTGGCGGACCGCCGCCGCGCACGGCCCCCTCGGCCCCGAACTGCTCGCCGACCGTCCGGTGGAGGAGCGGCTGCGGCCCCACTGGTCGGTCACCTGGGCGGTGCCCGTCGACGACGAGGGCGCGCCCGTGGCGCCCCGCACCACGCCGGTCGTCCACGCGCCCACCCCCAGCGACGAGCCGCTGGGTCTGCCCGCCCTGCTGATCGCGTCCTTCCCGCTCGACAC includes:
- a CDS encoding DUF3027 domain-containing protein; translation: MSAATTRSRTPDRLCAEAVDLARAAAEEAAAPGVVGEHAGLVSEGDRVVTHYFECKELGYRGWRWAATVARASRAKIVTLDEVVLLPGPDAVLAPEWVPWSERLRPGDMGPGDLLPTDAEDLRLEPGYSGEDEPLPNSPVSEEMAQLAEAEDADVTPAAPAKLPTIPVRGTIAAVAEELGLRRARVLSRYGLHTAADRWEDGFGPKTPMAQAAPASCVSCGFLARIGGSLGQAFGVCANEFSPADGRVVSLAYGCGGHSEAAVMPTPPRPAPPVIDENRVDPFPLRPAADSGSVPTAADEEAAELGHS
- a CDS encoding MFS transporter, with protein sequence MAAARTPQGATGIGATKGTKGRGRVSGSGRRSGSVRAIGRALHFPFTGTARGIRKATHAHGAGESGLGKLIELHGVNGAGDVMITVALASTVFFSVPTDEARGRVALYLAITMAPFTVLAPVIGPLLDRLPHGRRAAMAGAMLARALLALVLSGAVATGSIELYPAALGVLVSSKAYGVVRSAVVPRLLPPGFSLVKANSRVTLGGLLATGVAAPVGAGLQALGPRYPLYGAFVIFVAGTFLSFSLPRKVDSAKGEDVALLAADEQHLHGPHRQQQKRPGLRTVGIAVTHALGANAALRWLSGFLTFFLAFLLREHPITGQSAAVSLGMVAVSAGLGNALGTAVGAWLRSRAPEVIIVAVVAVVLGATITAAAFFGAFLVACLAAVAGFSQALAKLSLDALIQRDVPELVRTSAFARSETMLQVCWVFGGAVGIVMPLNGALGLSVAAVVLALGWATTVRGLLSSARHGGGAKPRVA
- a CDS encoding futalosine hydrolase, producing MATAVPAERDAVARAFPEPGRELHLPGVTVHRLQGPAGTCDLLAAGVGPALAAASVSAALTAARYEGAPYGLVVSAGIAGGFLPEAPVASLVVADRITAADLGAESADGFLPVTELGFGRVTHVPPRSLVRAAADATGAGVGTVLTVSTVTGTATRAAALRARHPHALAEAMEGFGVAEAADAHGVAVVEIRAVSNPVGPRDRAAWRIGDALTALTTAFGKLTPVLESWNRHDDQ
- a CDS encoding DUF2771 domain-containing protein, with product MTTMTRGGAADVPGAVRRRRVVAAAGAVCAGLLVLSACDKPTPLSTITVGRDSVSSEATCGGEGDTLKAADLAKCLADKDIKSISVDPDETVRFGVDPDVADKRWTILMNGQPLTEDSDKTYRTIPGSVFFNAQYGAQGDSTLVTIKAGDGKKQSQAATGLWSFKLKKDD